The region AGTATGATAGCCCAGCTTATTCCCCAAGGTGTTTGAATTTGAGTGATAGCGCCCTGAAAGATTGGTCGTGCAGATGCTTCATCGACCACCATTAGTTTGCGCCAAAAAGGAATCAAATCTACCAGGTAGAAGAAAATATCTGTAACAACGGTTCCTAGCAAAGAGCCTAGATAGAAAAAATTTCCCAGTTTGCTGCGATTGTGCCAAATTCCCCAAAGTGCAAATGGCAAACCTATAGACTCGACTGGAAGATGTAAAAGTGGTTCCCAGCGCAGCCATCCCCAATATACCGAGCCTGCTAGCCATGTCCAGGTGAAACCCAATAGTAGATCTCCCCAGGTCTGGGTTCGGTGGGTTTGGACTAACCGCCGCCCTAGTAAAAGAAACAGAGCGGTGAGGAGCAAACTCAGAACGGGGAACAGCCTGACTAGGGGTGCCTGGATAAAAACTGGAACTGAGACTAGAAAGATTGCGGCTGCGAATATCAACTTCCGTTGCTGCCTCTCAGCAAAGATCTGGGCAGATGGGTAAATTTCGCAAGGCGGTGTATAAGTTGTAGGAGTAGCAGGCGTGTAGGAAATCAATGTTTTACAAATATGAATGAACGTAAATAAACACTAATGTTTCTTATTTACTTTACTTTATTTAACAAAGCAATCAAAAGGAATGCCCTAGGGGGGCATCTGTTATGCATGGGATTATAGCGTGGACAGATGCCATACTAGCTACGAACGACTATTGCTTCTGGAGTAGTGACCCTTGCACTTGCACCTTTTACTCGAAACTTTTGATGGGATAGCCGCTAGTTGGTTACCATCTCTTTGCCTAGCGATCGCAAGCAATTCCCCTGAAACTGTTGCACCAGTTAGTTTAATCCAAGGGGTGTTGCAAGCCGCTATTTTAGGTCTAGTACAGGGTGTTACAGAGTTTTTACCGATTAGTAGTACTGCTCATCTAATCATCTTTCGGGATGTGTTTGGCTGGCAGCAGCAAAAATACTTTGTGGACGCGATTCAGTTTGGCAGTGTGATTGCTGTAGTGTGGTACTTCTGGTCTGATTTGCGACAAATTCTGTCAGGTGCATGGCAGGCGTTTCAGCAGAAAGACTGGCACCGGGAAGAGTGGAAAATTTTGGTGGGAATTGCCGTCGGAACGCTACCCGCGCTGGTTATTGGTTTTTTGCTGAAAGACTTTATTCCTGAAAGTCCTTTAGTCATCGCTATCGTCTCAATTATCATGGCGCTGTTGCTAGGCTTCGCAGAGAAATTTGGGACGCGCAAACGAGGCTTTGAATCCCTTGAGATTAAGGATGGGGTTCTTGTTGGCTTGGGGCAAACCTTGGCTTTGGTTCCAGGCGTTTCGCGGTCAGGTTCTACGCTTACAACTGCATTATTTTTGGGGTTGCAACGTACTACTGCCGCCCGTTTCTCCTTTTTGCTAGGTATTCCTACCCTGATGATCGCGACTCTCTACCAATCCACCAAAGCGATCGGTAATATTGAAAGCCTCATTCCACTCCTGATCGGCATTATTTCAACCTTCATCTTTTCCTATCTCTCCATTGCCTGGTTGCTGCGCTACCTGCAACGCCAAAGCACCTGGATCTTCGTCTGGTATCGGCTGGCATTTGGTGCAGTGATTTTGGGCGCGATCGCCGCTGGCTGGAAGTCTGGAGGCTAGTTGTTGATTCAGTGGCAACCAGTTGTTGATTCAGTCGCAAATAGTAAATAGTGGAAAGTGTGGATTGTTTAGACCAGTCCTCATAATTGAATTGGTTGTATCACGGAACTGCCTACCTCTATGAGCGAAGAATCGATCCAGCCTGCGTTGATTACCGCTGTAGAACCCGATTCGATCGCAGCAGAAATTGGGTTTGAGGCAGGCGATCGCCTGGTCGCAATCAATGGGCAGCGTCCGCGTGATTTGATTGATTACCGTTTCCTGTGTGCGGATGAAGTGCTGCAACTGGAAGTGCTGGATGCCAAAGGCAAAACCCATCACGTTGAAATCGAAAAAGA is a window of Leptolyngbyaceae cyanobacterium JSC-12 DNA encoding:
- a CDS encoding Protein of unknown function (DUF3120) (IMG reference gene:2510096468~PFAM: Protein of unknown function (DUF3120)), which gives rise to MISYTPATPTTYTPPCEIYPSAQIFAERQQRKLIFAAAIFLVSVPVFIQAPLVRLFPVLSLLLTALFLLLGRRLVQTHRTQTWGDLLLGFTWTWLAGSVYWGWLRWEPLLHLPVESIGLPFALWGIWHNRSKLGNFFYLGSLLGTVVTDIFFYLVDLIPFWRKLMVVDEASARPIFQGAITQIQTPWGISWAIILASFLLVVGMLPLCSRKLHWWAFSGAVLSTILVDGLFWLAAYAA
- a CDS encoding undecaprenyl-diphosphatase UppP (IMG reference gene:2510096469~PFAM: Bacitracin resistance protein BacA~TIGRFAM: undecaprenyl-diphosphatase UppP); this translates as MHLHLLLETFDGIAASWLPSLCLAIASNSPETVAPVSLIQGVLQAAILGLVQGVTEFLPISSTAHLIIFRDVFGWQQQKYFVDAIQFGSVIAVVWYFWSDLRQILSGAWQAFQQKDWHREEWKILVGIAVGTLPALVIGFLLKDFIPESPLVIAIVSIIMALLLGFAEKFGTRKRGFESLEIKDGVLVGLGQTLALVPGVSRSGSTLTTALFLGLQRTTAARFSFLLGIPTLMIATLYQSTKAIGNIESLIPLLIGIISTFIFSYLSIAWLLRYLQRQSTWIFVWYRLAFGAVILGAIAAGWKSGG